The following coding sequences lie in one Deltaproteobacteria bacterium genomic window:
- a CDS encoding DUF2807 domain-containing protein, with protein MSMSTLAARLSLCAPLLSSACVFGSGDPITVERELAAFDAIDNDTVVALRVGAASPGSRQLPGLLTCDDNLVDDIETTVEAGVLRVRALRRRLRPHVDCELEVTTTTLTRLHVDGPSDALVEGPFALEHATIDGPANVTVRGIVGAAVTVDVDGPADVALSGEVDHAELVLDGPLSLDARGLRAAALTLDGDGPLDARVFAGEDIDVALDGPGDVRVWGQPATRHVDVDGPGDVHFVD; from the coding sequence ATGTCCATGTCCACCCTCGCGGCGCGCCTGTCGTTGTGTGCGCCATTGCTGTCCTCGGCGTGCGTGTTCGGCAGCGGTGACCCCATCACCGTCGAGCGCGAGCTGGCGGCGTTCGACGCCATCGACAACGACACCGTGGTCGCGCTGCGCGTGGGCGCGGCGAGCCCCGGCTCGCGGCAGCTACCTGGCCTGCTGACCTGCGACGACAATCTCGTCGACGACATCGAGACCACCGTCGAAGCCGGCGTGCTGCGGGTGCGAGCGCTGCGTCGACGGCTGCGTCCACACGTCGACTGCGAGCTGGAGGTCACGACCACCACGCTGACGCGCCTGCACGTCGACGGGCCCAGCGACGCGCTCGTCGAGGGCCCGTTCGCGCTCGAGCACGCCACCATCGATGGCCCGGCGAACGTGACCGTGCGCGGCATCGTCGGCGCCGCGGTGACGGTCGACGTCGATGGCCCCGCCGACGTCGCGCTGTCGGGCGAGGTCGACCACGCCGAGCTCGTGCTCGATGGCCCGCTGTCGCTCGATGCCCGCGGCCTGCGTGCGGCCGCGCTGACCCTCGACGGCGACGGCCCGCTGGACGCCCGCGTGTTCGCCGGCGAAGACATCGACGTCGCGCTCGACGGACCCGGCGACGTGCGGGTGTGGGGCCAGCCCGCCACGCGGCACGTCGACGTCGACGGGCCCGGCGACGTGCACTTCGTCGACTAG
- a CDS encoding zinc-dependent peptidase, which yields MLFSWLDDRRRRRILAQPFPEAWHGILRVRVPHLAWLDDAEAAHLRELVQVFVAEKHWEGAAGLVLDDEIRVTIAAQACLLILGLEHALYRQVESIVVYPYTVVVPPPKPGFFAPGGTLPPAGVPIHGQAFARGPVILVWDAVRRGAANPTDGRNVVYHEFAHKLDMLSGSADGVPPLHDRATYDRWVEVFTQEYEELRRRTERGASSYLGTYALTNGAEFFAVASEHFFEQPLEMQRDHGAMYELMRDFYRQDTAARERRHRAAVRGGPPRGG from the coding sequence ATGTTGTTCTCCTGGCTCGACGATCGACGACGACGACGCATCCTGGCCCAGCCGTTCCCGGAGGCGTGGCACGGCATCCTGCGCGTGCGCGTGCCCCACCTGGCGTGGCTCGACGACGCCGAGGCGGCCCACCTGCGCGAGCTCGTGCAGGTGTTCGTGGCCGAGAAGCACTGGGAGGGCGCCGCCGGACTCGTGCTCGACGACGAGATCCGCGTGACCATCGCGGCGCAGGCGTGTCTGCTCATCCTCGGGCTCGAGCACGCGCTGTACCGCCAGGTCGAGAGCATCGTGGTCTACCCGTACACGGTGGTGGTGCCGCCGCCCAAGCCGGGCTTCTTCGCGCCCGGCGGCACGCTGCCACCGGCGGGTGTGCCCATCCACGGCCAGGCCTTCGCGCGCGGGCCCGTGATCCTGGTCTGGGACGCGGTGCGTCGCGGCGCCGCCAACCCCACCGACGGTCGCAACGTCGTCTACCACGAGTTCGCCCACAAGCTCGACATGCTGAGCGGCAGCGCCGACGGGGTTCCACCGCTGCACGATCGCGCGACCTACGATCGTTGGGTCGAGGTCTTCACGCAGGAGTACGAGGAGCTGCGCCGCCGCACCGAGCGGGGCGCATCGAGCTACCTCGGTACCTACGCGCTGACCAACGGTGCGGAGTTCTTCGCGGTCGCGAGCGAGCACTTCTTCGAGCAGCCGCTCGAGATGCAGCGCGATCACGGCGCGATGTACGAGCTGATGCGGGATTTCTATCGCCAGGACACCGCCGCGCGCGAGCGCCGGCACCGCGCGGCGGTCCGCGGCGGTCCGCCGCGCGGGGGGTGA
- a CDS encoding class I SAM-dependent methyltransferase: protein MARANLLQSAAVAQAPNLREERTARVIDREVAPLWHDRFARAMWRHLPGEQPALVLDVACGGGRTTAELMQRVHADTKVIGLEADPLLRELAKARLGEWKDRVYLKAGSLDDVASMTAGSYDLVLANLVLGEVTSLPEALRELVRVTKPGGQLLATLPLDGSWAEAEDLYREVLRDAGARDAGRRLRRLAQLRPTGHELARALTEIGVSPHHFVIEQERFELLFAGGREFLFAPVVELGPLRMWKAIIGDGGKPQELFWRLKESIDTYFAGHVFAVTVVAGLVRVRVPERGAAAHAAAETAGEHWRQWPQLDALWQAVERRDQAATDIDLDIDLDAEPEPAAPAVVAATTSRPETPATSMSASMPLTDEDEAIFALLEQPVPSRAGNDELDALLDQVLEFAAPREDVTELDEDELEEAEPDAPAVDRPGDTLQRIRALLPPPPTLSTPPPPPGRRQR from the coding sequence GTGGCGCGCGCGAACCTGCTACAGTCGGCGGCGGTGGCCCAGGCGCCCAACCTCCGCGAAGAACGGACCGCACGCGTGATCGACCGCGAGGTCGCACCGCTGTGGCACGACCGCTTCGCTCGCGCGATGTGGCGGCACCTGCCAGGCGAGCAGCCGGCGCTCGTGCTCGACGTCGCCTGTGGCGGTGGTCGCACGACCGCCGAGCTCATGCAGCGCGTGCACGCCGACACGAAGGTGATCGGGCTCGAGGCCGACCCGCTGCTGCGTGAGCTGGCCAAGGCACGGCTCGGCGAGTGGAAGGATCGTGTCTACCTCAAGGCCGGCAGCCTCGACGACGTCGCCTCGATGACGGCCGGCAGCTACGACCTCGTGCTCGCCAACCTCGTGCTCGGTGAGGTCACCAGCCTGCCCGAGGCGCTGCGCGAGTTGGTGCGCGTGACCAAGCCGGGCGGACAGCTGTTGGCGACGCTGCCGCTCGACGGCAGCTGGGCCGAGGCCGAGGATCTCTACCGCGAGGTGCTGCGCGACGCGGGGGCCCGCGACGCGGGACGACGGCTGCGTCGGCTCGCGCAGCTGCGCCCGACCGGCCACGAGCTCGCGCGCGCGCTGACGGAGATCGGCGTGTCGCCGCATCACTTCGTGATCGAGCAGGAGCGCTTCGAGCTGCTGTTCGCCGGCGGCCGCGAGTTCCTGTTCGCGCCGGTGGTCGAGCTCGGGCCGCTGCGGATGTGGAAGGCCATCATCGGCGATGGTGGCAAGCCGCAAGAGCTGTTCTGGCGCCTGAAGGAGTCGATCGACACCTACTTCGCGGGCCACGTGTTCGCGGTCACCGTGGTCGCCGGCTTGGTGCGGGTGCGCGTGCCCGAGCGCGGCGCAGCTGCCCACGCCGCTGCCGAGACCGCCGGCGAACACTGGCGACAGTGGCCGCAGCTCGACGCGCTGTGGCAGGCGGTCGAGCGCCGCGATCAAGCCGCGACCGACATCGATCTCGACATCGATCTCGACGCCGAGCCCGAGCCCGCCGCACCCGCCGTCGTCGCCGCGACCACGTCGCGCCCCGAGACCCCCGCGACCTCGATGTCGGCCTCGATGCCGCTGACCGACGAGGACGAGGCCATCTTCGCCCTGCTCGAGCAGCCGGTACCCAGCCGCGCCGGCAACGACGAGCTCGATGCGCTGCTCGATCAAGTGCTCGAGTTCGCCGCGCCGCGCGAGGACGTCACCGAACTCGACGAAGACGAGCTCGAGGAGGCCGAGCCGGACGCGCCCGCGGTCGATCGCCCGGGCGACACGCTGCAGCGGATCCGTGCGCTGCTGCCCCCGCCACCGACGCTCTCGACGCCTCCGCCTCCGCCGGGCCGACGCCAGCGCTGA